From Hyphomicrobiales bacterium, one genomic window encodes:
- a CDS encoding RidA family protein, with product MEFHQIAKAPKGVAPFSHATEVDGFIFVTGQMPTWPGEPDRALPEGIEAQTRRVMDNLIIVLEGMGLGLDDVAQCRVYITEFERDYEAMNKVYASYFPADRLPARTCIGVTGLAVKALVEIDMVARRPDKSDNSDPLLLMIG from the coding sequence ATTGAATTTCACCAAATCGCAAAGGCACCTAAGGGCGTTGCGCCATTTTCTCACGCCACTGAGGTGGACGGGTTTATCTTTGTAACAGGGCAAATGCCAACTTGGCCGGGTGAGCCGGATCGGGCTTTGCCCGAAGGTATTGAAGCTCAAACCCGGCGCGTGATGGATAATCTCATCATCGTCTTGGAGGGCATGGGGTTGGGCCTTGATGACGTGGCACAGTGCCGCGTTTACATAACCGAATTTGAGCGTGATTATGAGGCGATGAACAAGGTCTATGCCTCTTACTTTCCCGCGGATCGTTTGCCTGCGCGAACCTGCATTGGCGTTACTGGACTTGCAGTTAAGGCGTTGGTTGAGATTGACATGGTTGCAAGGAGGCCCGATAAATCTGATAATTCAGATCCGTTACTACTAATGATAGGATGA
- a CDS encoding DUF2339 domain-containing protein, translating into MSGELFKLKNLVAKLEQDEGLSSLSGEETSSQNIAEEGAADQIVQEEVESVDAEPTFDESETDELSAAAINEPENVPPIAVAASNNAESTIGGKLSVWVGGVTMALGSIFLVRYAIEAGFLGPAARIMMGILFGALLCGVGEFMRRRNPEQKIAGYEWAGVPEILTAIGTFALFAAIFAAHTLYELIGPTTAFIALGVIALASMASAMLHGPALASLGLIGAFCVPFLITSSDPKIMPIAIYILIAGAAAITVARLRLWRWLAFAAAIGWLFYAWLFQSVAQSSDQFIVLGFLMAVSAGVIFTFVMSLYPRSLAMVQPIDKMATVLLSLFAVPWIAQVQFAHHSFIATAEIILLVAVPMALACYYSAVRYVVFLPILVALIRFAQFDASTIALVDIDAALQHRAPADFLSRIDLSVLGWVSLFLSLATFTGAIWASLNSVSRAVVASGAMVFLVGIFVITYGRVDGFETSTLFALIALAGFVACRAGGEYLSKAFGDVDDEQSKSRSGSLAAFLVGSLVFLALAAAIFFEKASLTVAMGLLVPAMAFTYWQHRLYVLRALTPFFVIPYGLRLFADPLISQSDLSETPFFNVLTYGYGVPMIGFIYAALVLTSQGRDFFARLMQAIAIASVSVTTAMIALHLVEPDFRFVQNDKQLLLCAVLVLVGGGISLGLTRLASKTSDHFLTWGSIGISLAGVAMGALGLFVWQNPVWNNVAISQGLILNELNFSYLLPFLLYGLIAWQSNDKRPRWYVVIISVYSALLGAAWVNFLIHHIFHPGNFSSRIIQDAQQYTYSAVWLLIGIAVLAVGLYTRSKTWRAVSGLLIAVVVVKVFLVDMSELTGFLRALSFISLGAVLMAIGYFYQRILSGQMVTSDGTDEELVAKPSANDE; encoded by the coding sequence TTGTCGGGTGAACTTTTCAAGTTAAAAAATCTCGTTGCGAAACTTGAACAAGACGAAGGCTTATCTTCGCTTTCAGGTGAAGAAACATCTTCTCAAAACATTGCCGAAGAAGGTGCTGCTGATCAGATTGTTCAAGAAGAGGTGGAAAGCGTTGATGCCGAACCCACTTTTGATGAGAGCGAAACGGATGAGTTAAGCGCGGCCGCAATCAATGAGCCTGAAAATGTGCCGCCTATTGCCGTTGCTGCTTCTAACAATGCTGAAAGCACTATCGGCGGTAAACTCAGCGTTTGGGTTGGCGGTGTCACGATGGCGTTGGGGTCAATCTTCCTCGTGCGCTATGCGATTGAAGCTGGTTTCTTGGGGCCAGCGGCGCGCATTATGATGGGTATCTTATTTGGTGCGCTACTGTGCGGTGTTGGCGAATTCATGCGACGCCGAAATCCTGAGCAGAAGATCGCAGGATATGAATGGGCTGGTGTGCCTGAAATCTTGACCGCTATTGGCACGTTCGCCCTGTTCGCTGCTATCTTTGCGGCCCATACTTTGTATGAGCTGATTGGACCGACCACGGCCTTCATCGCCTTAGGCGTGATTGCATTGGCCTCCATGGCAAGCGCCATGTTGCATGGTCCAGCGCTCGCGTCTTTGGGTCTCATTGGGGCGTTTTGCGTGCCGTTCTTGATAACATCAAGTGACCCGAAAATAATGCCCATCGCGATCTATATCCTCATCGCGGGCGCTGCGGCGATCACGGTTGCGCGGCTTCGGTTGTGGCGGTGGTTGGCGTTCGCTGCGGCAATTGGCTGGCTGTTTTATGCGTGGCTCTTTCAGAGCGTCGCGCAGAGTAGCGATCAATTCATCGTCTTAGGGTTTTTGATGGCTGTATCAGCAGGCGTAATTTTCACCTTTGTGATGTCACTCTATCCGCGCTCACTGGCGATGGTGCAACCGATTGATAAAATGGCAACCGTGCTGCTCTCGCTGTTTGCTGTACCTTGGATTGCACAAGTACAATTTGCGCATCATTCCTTCATTGCAACGGCTGAAATTATTCTACTGGTCGCGGTGCCAATGGCGCTTGCCTGTTATTATTCGGCTGTACGCTATGTGGTGTTCTTGCCGATTTTGGTGGCTCTCATTCGCTTTGCTCAATTTGATGCGTCAACGATTGCCTTGGTCGATATCGACGCAGCCTTACAACACAGAGCGCCAGCGGACTTCTTGTCGCGCATTGATCTGTCTGTGCTTGGTTGGGTCTCGCTCTTCTTGTCGCTTGCCACTTTTACTGGTGCTATATGGGCAAGTTTGAATTCTGTCTCACGCGCCGTGGTAGCCTCTGGCGCGATGGTGTTCTTGGTCGGCATTTTTGTCATCACCTATGGACGCGTGGACGGCTTTGAAACTTCCACCTTGTTCGCCCTTATTGCCCTTGCAGGCTTTGTTGCTTGTCGTGCAGGGGGTGAATATTTGTCGAAGGCCTTTGGTGACGTAGATGATGAACAGTCTAAAAGTAGAAGCGGTTCGCTTGCGGCTTTCCTTGTCGGATCGCTTGTGTTCTTGGCTCTTGCCGCCGCGATCTTTTTTGAAAAAGCATCACTCACCGTCGCAATGGGGCTGCTGGTTCCTGCGATGGCATTCACCTATTGGCAGCACAGACTTTATGTCTTGCGGGCGCTCACACCGTTTTTTGTTATTCCTTATGGATTGCGTCTCTTTGCTGATCCCCTCATTTCGCAAAGTGATTTGAGCGAAACGCCATTCTTCAATGTGCTGACCTATGGGTACGGCGTGCCGATGATTGGATTCATCTATGCAGCCCTTGTTCTAACGTCACAGGGACGAGATTTTTTCGCACGGTTGATGCAGGCGATTGCGATTGCCTCTGTGTCCGTCACGACTGCTATGATAGCGCTGCATTTGGTGGAGCCAGACTTCCGCTTTGTGCAGAATGATAAACAACTGCTTTTATGCGCTGTGCTTGTTTTGGTTGGCGGTGGTATCTCACTTGGCCTGACGCGGCTTGCTTCTAAAACATCTGATCATTTTCTCACGTGGGGAAGTATCGGCATCAGCCTTGCTGGTGTTGCGATGGGTGCATTGGGTCTGTTTGTCTGGCAAAATCCAGTTTGGAATAATGTTGCAATCTCGCAGGGCTTGATCCTCAACGAGTTGAATTTTTCTTACCTCTTGCCGTTCTTGCTTTATGGACTGATTGCTTGGCAATCGAATGACAAACGCCCGCGCTGGTATGTTGTTATCATCAGTGTCTATTCGGCACTCTTGGGTGCTGCTTGGGTAAATTTCTTAATCCATCATATTTTCCATCCGGGGAATTTCTCATCAAGAATCATTCAAGATGCCCAGCAATACACTTACTCTGCTGTATGGCTTTTGATCGGTATTGCTGTCCTCGCTGTCGGTCTCTACACCCGCTCTAAAACATGGCGTGCCGTTTCAGGTTTGTTGATCGCGGTTGTGGTGGTGAAGGTGTTCTTGGTGGACATGTCAGAACTAACGGGCTTCCTGCGTGCGCTTTCGTTTATTTCGCTCGGTGCCGTATTGATGGCGATTGGCTATTTTTATCAACGCATTTTGTCGGGCCAGATGGTGACCTCTGACGGGACAGACGAGGAGCTGGTTGCCAAGCCAAGCGCAAACGATGAATAG